From the Oryza glaberrima chromosome 5, OglaRS2, whole genome shotgun sequence genome, one window contains:
- the LOC127772822 gene encoding uncharacterized protein LOC127772822 produces MDSSRPRRDPIKSRRRPDWREELRSNCLKRIKEERVQFLWKKRIDGPLPASDMIKVESAVRDIISDELQKLKQHGDGKADQEADMIWEYQGPQTAKPVETESEDILLEMERLLYEDMRDEAIQIEVEALDEEDEYLAQAFLEHMQLTDKEANAKLWCPVCKQGELRETHNLVYCTMCKLRLDLGEDKINLEFLRERLANVHMDHLDRGCKSAPKFCLQTMFELTALYIQCEECNTFDVVI; encoded by the exons ATGGATTCGTCTCGGCCCAGGAGGGATCCCATCAAGTCCCGCCGCCGTCCCGACTGGAGAGAGGAG CTTAGGAGCAATTGTCTGAAAAGAATTAAAGAGGAGAGAGTCCAGTTTCTTTGGAAGAAAAGGATCGATGGGCCACTTCCTGCTAGTGACATG ATAAAAGTCGAATCTGCAGTCAGGGATATTATCTCTGATGAATTACAGAAACTCAAACAGCATGGAGATGGAAAAGCGGACCAAGAAGCTGATATGATATGGGAATATCAAGGACCACAGACAGCTAAACCTGTTGAGACTGAAAGTGAAGATATATTACTTGAAATGGAAAGACTTCTTTACGAAGATATGAGAGATGAAGCCATTCAGATAG AAGTGGAGGCCCTCGATGAGGAAGATGAATACTTAGCTCAGGCTTTTCTTGAACATATGCAGTTAACTGATAAGGAG GCAAATGCTAAGCTCTGGTGCCCAGTTTGCAAACAAGGGGAACTACGAGAAACACATAATCTCGTATATTGTACCATGTGTAAGCTACGCCTAGACCTTGGAGAAGATAAG ATTAACCTGGAATTCTTGCGAGAAAGATTGGCTAATGTGCATATGGATCACTTGGATAGAGGATGCAAATCAGCACCCAAGTTCTGTTTGCAGACTATGTTTGAGTTGACTGCGCTCTACATACAATGTGAAGAATGTAACACTTTTGATGTCGTGATATAA